The Dehalococcoidia bacterium genome has a segment encoding these proteins:
- a CDS encoding EAL domain-containing protein produces the protein MSGEGRHHSGPSRLLLLAQLAWAEGPTETVLADAAEAIGRACGADLAEVLEPLPQDSLLRAWPYPRAREPRLSPLDSDVLGPVMNVSGPVLLSGEEARLTPNAAQAGVRWALVAPVWVGNSPWGLLAVYRLRGRPFTAYQARLLQVAAKALGSFLERARASRELESLRRRWDALWTNPYQIVCEVSPGGRILKVSPGFTDRLGVDPDSLVGALAGQFIHPEDLQVLVELAQRPHAKMALRWRLPNGEWIWLEAVGKVFETPEGSRRVLVTVRDLTEHRRLEAELRQSEETLRTILDTVSEAVFITDSSQCYVWCNQAFSRVTGYTRSEAIGLPVSALLPPDQMNKVREISRRQLRGELGTYSYDLEILSKDGRRLPIEVSVSVIWRADGSYWFVGTFRDISERRRWEARLLHLADHDHLTGVFNRRRFYEELNREMDRVKRYGGRAALLWVDLDGFKDVNDRFGHHVGDDVLRHVAAVLRLEVRRSDIVGRLGGDEFGIVLVEADEREARAVAQRILDRLQNLTLPGGLHLSLSASIGIALLHRMGADAKEAMVYADRAMYAAKAQGVGLVALHRPSQAQSVPVSAPHKVRGWEVRLRRALQTGRLRLFCQPILNLHTNQVGRYELLLRLQENSHIIPPSLFLWAAEELNLVRDIDRWVVERSLELLRFLLDSGQRLSLHLDLHVNMSGRSALDHQLRQALRDLVRKARLEPGRLVFELTETAALLDVQELRAFMEEMREMGCRFALDNFGSGHSSLYQLRFLPFDYLKIDGSFVRGLLNDRIDRMMVRGFALAAKALGLRSIAEHVEDQQTLEVLRELGVDYAQGYCIGRPRPVEQEWPDVSGAAAPEGVR, from the coding sequence ATGTCTGGCGAGGGGCGCCACCACAGTGGGCCGTCCCGATTGCTGCTGCTGGCCCAACTGGCCTGGGCCGAAGGCCCCACCGAGACGGTCCTGGCCGACGCGGCCGAGGCCATCGGCCGCGCCTGTGGCGCCGATCTGGCTGAGGTGTTGGAGCCTCTCCCCCAGGACTCCCTCTTGCGGGCATGGCCCTATCCTCGCGCCAGGGAGCCTCGCCTTTCTCCCCTGGACTCCGACGTGCTGGGGCCTGTCATGAACGTCTCCGGCCCCGTCCTGCTGTCGGGTGAGGAGGCGAGGCTCACGCCCAATGCTGCCCAGGCTGGTGTCAGATGGGCCTTGGTGGCGCCGGTGTGGGTCGGCAACTCGCCCTGGGGGCTGCTGGCCGTCTATCGCCTCCGGGGCCGCCCCTTCACTGCCTATCAGGCCCGCCTGCTGCAGGTGGCGGCCAAGGCCCTCGGTTCCTTCCTGGAGCGGGCCCGGGCGAGTCGGGAGCTGGAGTCGCTGCGCCGCCGGTGGGACGCCCTCTGGACCAACCCCTACCAGATCGTGTGCGAGGTGAGTCCGGGCGGCCGCATCCTCAAGGTCAGCCCCGGCTTCACCGACCGCCTCGGGGTCGACCCCGACTCGCTGGTGGGCGCCCTGGCTGGCCAGTTCATCCACCCCGAAGACCTGCAGGTCCTGGTGGAGCTGGCCCAGCGTCCCCATGCCAAGATGGCCCTCCGCTGGCGCCTGCCCAACGGCGAGTGGATATGGCTGGAGGCCGTGGGCAAGGTCTTCGAGACGCCCGAGGGCAGTCGAAGGGTCCTGGTCACCGTGCGCGACCTTACGGAACACCGGCGGCTGGAAGCGGAGCTGCGTCAGAGCGAGGAGACCCTGCGCACCATCCTGGACACCGTCAGCGAGGCCGTCTTCATCACCGATAGCAGTCAGTGTTACGTCTGGTGCAATCAGGCCTTCAGCCGTGTTACGGGCTACACCCGCAGCGAGGCCATCGGGCTGCCCGTGTCCGCCCTGCTGCCGCCCGACCAGATGAACAAGGTGCGGGAGATCTCCCGGCGTCAGTTGCGGGGCGAGCTGGGCACATACTCCTACGACCTGGAGATCCTGAGCAAGGACGGGCGTCGCCTTCCCATCGAGGTCAGCGTGAGCGTCATCTGGCGGGCCGATGGCTCCTACTGGTTCGTGGGCACCTTCCGCGACATCAGCGAGCGCCGCCGCTGGGAGGCGCGATTGCTGCACCTGGCCGACCACGACCATCTGACGGGGGTCTTCAACCGACGCCGTTTCTACGAAGAGCTGAACCGGGAGATGGACCGCGTCAAGCGCTACGGGGGCCGGGCAGCCCTGCTCTGGGTGGACCTGGACGGCTTCAAGGACGTGAACGACCGCTTCGGCCACCACGTGGGCGACGATGTGCTGCGGCACGTGGCGGCTGTCCTCCGTCTGGAGGTGCGGCGGTCGGACATTGTGGGACGCCTGGGGGGCGACGAGTTCGGCATAGTGCTGGTTGAGGCCGACGAGCGGGAGGCGAGGGCCGTCGCCCAGCGCATTTTGGACCGCCTCCAGAACCTGACCCTCCCCGGCGGCCTGCACCTGTCCCTGTCGGCCAGCATCGGCATCGCCCTGTTGCACCGTATGGGGGCCGACGCCAAGGAGGCCATGGTCTACGCCGACAGGGCCATGTATGCGGCCAAGGCGCAGGGGGTAGGCCTGGTGGCGCTGCACCGCCCGTCCCAGGCCCAGTCCGTGCCCGTCTCGGCGCCCCACAAGGTGCGGGGCTGGGAGGTGAGGCTGCGCCGCGCCCTGCAGACGGGGCGCCTGCGCCTGTTCTGCCAGCCTATTCTGAACCTCCACACCAATCAGGTGGGTCGCTACGAGCTGCTGCTGCGGTTGCAGGAGAACAGCCACATCATCCCTCCCTCCCTGTTCCTGTGGGCGGCCGAGGAGCTGAACCTGGTGCGCGACATCGACCGCTGGGTGGTGGAACGCAGCCTGGAGCTGCTGCGCTTCCTGCTGGACAGCGGCCAGAGGCTGTCGCTGCACCTGGACCTGCACGTGAACATGTCGGGCCGTTCAGCCCTGGACCATCAGCTGCGGCAGGCGTTGCGCGACCTCGTCCGGAAGGCCCGCCTGGAGCCGGGCCGCCTCGTCTTCGAGCTGACCGAGACGGCGGCCCTTCTGGACGTACAGGAGCTGCGGGCCTTCATGGAGGAGATGAGGGAGATGGGGTGCCGCTTCGCCCTCGACAACTTCGGCTCCGGCCACTCCTCCCTGTATCAGCTCCGCTTCCTCCCCTTCGATTACCTGAAGATAGACGGCTCCTTCGTGCGCGGCCTCCTGAACGACCGCATAGACCGGATGATGGTGCGGGGCTTCGCCCTGGCCGCCAAGGCCTTGGGGTTGCGCAGCATCGCCGAGCACGTGGAGGACCAGCAGACGCTGGAGGTGTTGCGAGAGCTGGGGGTGGACTACGCCCAGGGCTACTGCATCGGTCGGCCGCGGCCAGTGGAGCAGGAATGGCCCGACGTCAGTGGGGCGGCAGCTCCAGAGGGCGTCCGTTGA
- a CDS encoding SDR family oxidoreductase has protein sequence MSSPADTLLNLAGKSAIVTGAGSGIGYSTALLLSRLGCRVCVVDVDEERAQAAAAAAQASGQEALAVVGDATEEGTAQRAVEATLERFGRLDILVNNVGGMRPSPLLEMSVRSWSRVLDINLRSAFVFSQAAGRVMVQGRGGAIVNVASVAGMVPAPNSCHYSAAKAGLMAMTRTLALEWAPKVRVNAVAPDLVLTEAVRAWFPQQVLRRLRRRAPLGRLAEPQDVAKVIAFLASDLASYVTGQTIVVDGGSLHSDRWAYVPGAT, from the coding sequence GTGAGTTCCCCCGCCGATACGCTTCTGAACCTGGCTGGCAAGTCGGCCATAGTCACCGGGGCCGGTTCGGGCATCGGCTATAGCACCGCGCTGCTCCTGTCGCGTCTGGGCTGCCGGGTCTGCGTTGTGGATGTGGACGAGGAGCGTGCCCAGGCGGCCGCCGCGGCAGCCCAGGCCAGCGGGCAGGAAGCGCTGGCGGTGGTAGGGGACGCCACCGAGGAGGGGACGGCCCAGCGGGCCGTCGAGGCGACGCTGGAACGCTTCGGCCGGCTGGACATCCTGGTCAACAACGTGGGCGGCATGCGCCCCAGCCCTCTCCTGGAGATGAGCGTCCGCTCCTGGTCGCGGGTGCTGGATATCAACTTGCGGTCGGCCTTCGTGTTCAGCCAGGCGGCCGGCCGGGTGATGGTGCAGGGACGGGGGGGAGCCATCGTCAACGTGGCCTCGGTGGCGGGGATGGTCCCCGCCCCCAACTCCTGCCATTATTCAGCGGCCAAGGCAGGCCTCATGGCCATGACCCGCACCCTGGCCCTGGAGTGGGCCCCCAAGGTGAGGGTCAACGCCGTAGCGCCGGACCTGGTGCTGACGGAGGCGGTGAGGGCCTGGTTCCCCCAACAGGTGTTGCGCCGCCTGCGGCGCCGGGCGCCGCTGGGGCGCCTGGCCGAGCCTCAGGACGTGGCCAAGGTCATAGCCTTTCTGGCTTCCGACCTGGCCTCTTATGTCACCGGCCAGACGATAGTGGTCGACGGCGGCAGCCTGCACAGCGACCGCTGGGCCTACGTGCCCGGCGCCACTTAG
- a CDS encoding acyl-CoA dehydrogenase family protein — MDFRSRQEMEAVRAEVRAVLSSVLPADWGGSGLLPMDVLPEHMGLARQLDMALAERGLLAPSFPPEYGGRGMGPYGHYALLEELGYHLAPRLTTIAVDLVGPVLLLYGSEEQRRQHLTRIAREGTIWSQGFSEPQAGSDLTSLQTTARRRDGCYVINGQKIWTSMAHQAEWIILLARTGPPESRGRGLSLFLVPAKAPGITISPIVDMTGAHMLNQVFFEDVEVPAENLVGEENRGWVYATTLLQHERGDAILVGQFRRLLDDLRSLLQSRYGRGKAPAAVRHALAQAEVELEVGRLLNLRVVDMAARGLPMDMEASVCKLFVSESFQRFTHVACAILGLWGLAREGKGSVLGGRVPYYLMASVPTTIIAGTSEVQRMITATRGLGLPRS, encoded by the coding sequence ATGGACTTTCGCAGCAGACAAGAGATGGAGGCCGTCCGGGCGGAGGTGCGCGCCGTCCTCTCCTCCGTTCTGCCGGCCGACTGGGGAGGCTCGGGGCTGCTGCCCATGGACGTGCTGCCGGAACATATGGGGCTGGCTCGCCAGCTGGACATGGCCCTGGCGGAACGGGGCCTGCTGGCGCCTTCCTTCCCGCCCGAGTACGGCGGCCGCGGCATGGGGCCGTATGGCCACTATGCCTTGCTGGAGGAGCTGGGGTACCACCTGGCGCCGCGTTTGACCACCATCGCCGTGGACCTGGTGGGGCCTGTCCTCTTGCTCTACGGCAGCGAGGAGCAGAGGCGGCAGCACCTGACCCGCATCGCCCGGGAGGGCACCATATGGTCCCAGGGGTTCAGCGAGCCTCAGGCCGGCTCCGACCTGACCTCTCTCCAGACCACCGCCCGCCGACGCGACGGCTGTTACGTCATCAACGGGCAGAAGATATGGACCAGCATGGCCCATCAGGCGGAGTGGATAATCCTCCTCGCCCGCACCGGCCCCCCGGAGTCGCGGGGCCGCGGGCTGAGCCTCTTCCTGGTGCCCGCCAAGGCGCCAGGCATAACCATCAGCCCCATCGTGGACATGACGGGGGCGCACATGCTGAACCAGGTCTTCTTCGAGGACGTGGAGGTGCCTGCCGAGAACCTGGTGGGCGAGGAGAACAGGGGCTGGGTCTATGCCACCACCCTCCTGCAGCACGAGAGGGGGGACGCCATCCTGGTGGGCCAGTTTCGCCGCCTGCTGGACGACCTCCGCTCCCTCCTCCAGTCCCGCTACGGCCGCGGCAAGGCCCCCGCCGCTGTCAGGCATGCCCTGGCCCAGGCGGAGGTGGAGCTGGAGGTCGGCAGGCTCCTGAACCTGCGGGTGGTGGACATGGCCGCCAGGGGCCTTCCCATGGACATGGAGGCGTCGGTCTGCAAGCTCTTCGTCAGCGAGTCGTTCCAGCGGTTCACCCACGTGGCATGCGCCATCCTGGGCCTGTGGGGCCTGGCGAGGGAGGGCAAGGGGTCCGTCCTGGGGGGGCGGGTGCCCTATTACCTCATGGCCTCGGTGCCCACCACCATCATCGCGGGGACGTCCGAGGTGCAGCGCATGATCACCGCGACGCGCGGCCTGGGCCTCCCCAGGTCCTGA
- a CDS encoding OB-fold domain-containing protein: protein MTRPDGAQRPLPEITPLTEPFWAGARDRVLLLQRCARCRRFRFPPEHGCGYCGSPEFTWERASGRATLYSWTVAHSPHLPFFMERLPWPVAVVQLEEGPRMVTNLVGVPVERYEFGMPLVVDFLEVDSEITLPVFRPADS from the coding sequence ATGACCCGGCCTGACGGGGCCCAGCGACCTCTCCCCGAGATAACCCCCCTCACGGAGCCTTTCTGGGCCGGTGCCAGAGACCGGGTCCTGCTGCTGCAACGGTGCGCCCGTTGCCGGCGCTTCCGCTTCCCTCCCGAGCACGGCTGCGGCTATTGTGGCTCTCCCGAGTTCACCTGGGAGCGGGCCAGCGGCAGGGCCACCCTTTACTCCTGGACCGTAGCCCACTCGCCCCACCTTCCCTTCTTCATGGAGCGGCTGCCCTGGCCGGTGGCGGTGGTCCAGCTGGAGGAGGGGCCGCGAATGGTCACCAACCTGGTGGGGGTGCCCGTGGAGCGCTACGAGTTCGGCATGCCGCTGGTGGTGGACTTCTTGGAGGTGGACTCCGAGATCACCCTGCCGGTCTTCCGGCCGGCGGACAGTTAG
- a CDS encoding lipid-transfer protein: MTEAVRDRAAIVGIGSTRFARNLGKSELENALEASRLALEDAGLSPADVDAIFKVETPGEEGNSELEIARNLGIPQLRAWGAAGYGGGGACAPIVLAALAIATGVASVALAIRARNRGSGGRPWARVGTRVPGVAAFEVPYGLASPVQQIATLARRYMWEYGVTSEDLATVAVVQRFHASHNPNATFRDPITVNDVLTSRVVADPLHLLDCSMESDGACAVVLTTAERARDLRHRPVLVTGVAQGMGKRHYMMGGLVYQDDPFDFPARYTAREVYRSAGLGPDDIDVALLYDVFTPLVLWQLECYGFCRRGEAAALVREGRICWPEGDLPVNTHGGSLSEAYIHGFNHILEAVRQLRGEAFCQVADARVALVAAAPIVPSSAVILTRQ; this comes from the coding sequence ATGACCGAGGCCGTACGGGACAGGGCAGCCATCGTCGGCATCGGCTCCACCCGTTTCGCCAGAAACTTGGGCAAGTCGGAGCTGGAGAACGCCCTGGAGGCCTCGCGGCTGGCCCTGGAAGACGCCGGCCTCTCGCCGGCCGACGTCGATGCCATCTTCAAGGTGGAGACCCCCGGCGAGGAAGGCAACAGCGAGCTGGAGATCGCCCGCAACCTGGGCATACCCCAGCTCAGGGCCTGGGGCGCCGCCGGCTACGGCGGCGGCGGCGCCTGCGCGCCCATCGTGCTGGCTGCCCTGGCCATCGCCACGGGCGTGGCCAGCGTGGCCCTGGCCATCAGGGCGCGCAACCGCGGTTCGGGAGGCCGGCCCTGGGCCCGCGTGGGGACGCGGGTCCCGGGCGTCGCTGCCTTCGAGGTCCCTTACGGGCTGGCCAGCCCCGTCCAGCAGATAGCCACGCTGGCCCGACGCTACATGTGGGAATATGGCGTCACTTCCGAGGACCTGGCGACGGTGGCCGTCGTCCAGCGCTTCCACGCTTCCCACAACCCCAACGCCACCTTCCGCGACCCCATCACCGTGAACGATGTGTTGACCTCACGAGTCGTCGCCGACCCCCTCCACCTGCTGGACTGCTCCATGGAGAGCGACGGCGCCTGTGCGGTGGTGCTGACCACGGCCGAGCGCGCCCGGGACCTGCGTCATCGGCCCGTGCTGGTGACGGGTGTGGCCCAGGGGATGGGGAAGCGCCACTACATGATGGGTGGACTCGTTTACCAGGACGACCCCTTCGACTTTCCGGCCCGCTACACCGCTCGGGAGGTCTACAGGTCTGCCGGCCTGGGACCCGACGACATCGATGTCGCCCTGCTCTACGACGTCTTCACCCCCCTGGTCCTGTGGCAGCTGGAGTGCTACGGCTTCTGTCGCCGTGGCGAGGCTGCGGCCCTGGTCAGGGAGGGGCGCATCTGCTGGCCCGAGGGCGACCTCCCCGTCAACACCCACGGCGGCAGCCTCTCGGAGGCGTACATCCATGGCTTCAACCACATCCTGGAGGCGGTGCGGCAGCTGAGGGGCGAGGCCTTCTGCCAGGTGGCCGATGCCCGCGTGGCCCTGGTAGCGGCGGCGCCCATAGTGCCCTCCAGCGCCGTGATCCTGACTCGCCAGTAG
- a CDS encoding CoA transferase: protein MTEGPLRGLVVIDFSTWMAGPLATMVMADLGAEVIKVEPPGGDPARRLPAFQTWNRGKKSAVLDLKSEEGRQRARDLVRGADVVVVSFRPGVAERLGIGYEACRALNEGLVYASITGFGEAGEWQRLKGYEALVAAKSGRMMEFEGIADRPGPGYPAVPCASYSAAMLAIQGIMAALHKRQRTGQGQKVEVSLLGALMPFDMVLWIGWQLKRDELQQVGGSAQLLRQALLGQRVQPSQEAPPGHYDPTRIHRPRVRVPRPNFLTAVTRDGRWIQFANTTDRLCVSLMEALDLLHLYGEERFAKLPAVFTEEDAEALWERVLEQVRQRTLDEWRAVFDQRRDLAWEEVRLPWESHQHRQVRHNGHFVVVPGLQGQETLQPGPLFTLDGVRALQLHRAPLLGEHTDELVSLPERPPSVERGGGEASDGPPLAGVTILDFSSWIAGPLAVSILATLGARVIKIEPVGGDLSRFSTAGLLAFPMTQGKESLAVDLTRPEGQEIVHRLVRRADILLHNYRADVPRKLGIDYETCRRLNPELIYVNASAYGDSGPDAGKPAFHATIAALAGNQARQAGAGHPPRDIDRLGLEDLKREAWRLIKAAEGNADPIASLGTAAAVLVALHLRDRHRRGYYIVTTMVASNIYANSDEAIVFPGRPPGQQVDEQVLGLGPLYRLYRAAEGWVFLACVQPSEWEAFCSLVGREDLAGRWQEAWGEGAAHLAGELEALFLGRTAREWEEAAMLADVPLVAVEERDPGRFFMEDPRMLSLGYSVDVVSPVHGKYRRHGAYWRFSRDRLTFGPWEPLGGHTVPILRELGYSDQQISDLVQRRVVEAWEGGRA from the coding sequence ATGACCGAAGGGCCGCTGAGAGGGCTGGTGGTTATCGACTTCTCCACCTGGATGGCCGGCCCCCTGGCCACCATGGTGATGGCTGACCTGGGCGCCGAGGTGATCAAGGTGGAGCCGCCCGGCGGCGACCCGGCCCGTCGCCTGCCCGCCTTCCAGACCTGGAACCGCGGCAAGAAGAGCGCAGTCCTGGACCTCAAGTCCGAGGAGGGGCGCCAGCGGGCGCGCGACCTGGTGCGGGGGGCCGACGTCGTGGTGGTCTCCTTCCGGCCAGGGGTGGCCGAGCGCCTGGGCATCGGCTACGAGGCCTGCCGCGCCCTGAACGAGGGGCTGGTCTACGCCTCCATCACCGGCTTCGGCGAGGCGGGCGAGTGGCAGCGCCTGAAGGGCTACGAGGCGCTGGTGGCCGCCAAAAGCGGGCGCATGATGGAGTTCGAGGGCATCGCCGACCGTCCCGGCCCTGGCTATCCGGCGGTGCCCTGCGCCTCTTACTCCGCCGCCATGCTGGCCATCCAGGGCATCATGGCGGCCCTGCACAAGCGGCAACGGACTGGCCAGGGCCAGAAGGTGGAGGTGTCCCTCCTGGGGGCCCTCATGCCCTTCGACATGGTGCTGTGGATCGGGTGGCAGCTAAAGCGGGACGAGCTGCAGCAGGTGGGAGGCTCGGCCCAGCTGTTGCGCCAGGCCCTTCTCGGCCAGAGGGTGCAGCCGTCCCAGGAGGCGCCCCCCGGGCACTACGACCCCACCCGCATCCATCGGCCGCGAGTGCGGGTGCCCCGCCCCAACTTCCTCACGGCCGTTACCAGGGACGGTCGCTGGATTCAGTTTGCCAACACTACCGACCGCCTGTGCGTGTCCCTCATGGAAGCGCTGGACCTGTTGCACCTCTACGGGGAGGAACGCTTCGCCAAGCTGCCGGCCGTCTTCACCGAGGAGGACGCCGAGGCCCTCTGGGAGCGGGTCCTGGAGCAGGTGCGCCAGAGGACCCTGGATGAGTGGAGGGCCGTCTTCGACCAGCGGCGGGACCTGGCCTGGGAAGAGGTCCGTTTGCCCTGGGAGTCTCACCAGCACCGTCAGGTGAGACACAACGGCCACTTCGTCGTGGTGCCGGGGCTGCAGGGACAGGAGACCCTCCAGCCCGGCCCCCTTTTCACCCTGGACGGCGTCCGGGCATTGCAGTTGCACCGTGCCCCCCTCCTGGGCGAGCACACGGATGAGCTGGTATCCCTGCCGGAGCGGCCGCCGTCGGTGGAGAGGGGAGGCGGCGAGGCCAGCGACGGCCCTCCCCTGGCGGGGGTGACCATCCTCGACTTTTCGTCCTGGATAGCTGGTCCACTGGCCGTCTCCATCCTGGCCACGCTGGGGGCCAGGGTCATCAAGATCGAGCCGGTGGGCGGCGACCTGAGCCGCTTCTCGACGGCGGGCCTCCTGGCCTTCCCCATGACCCAGGGCAAGGAGAGCCTGGCTGTGGACCTGACCAGGCCCGAGGGGCAGGAGATAGTGCACCGGTTGGTGAGAAGGGCCGATATCCTGCTGCACAACTACCGGGCCGACGTGCCCCGGAAGCTGGGCATCGACTACGAGACCTGTCGCCGCCTCAACCCAGAGCTGATCTACGTCAACGCCTCGGCCTACGGCGACTCGGGTCCCGACGCGGGGAAGCCCGCCTTCCATGCGACCATAGCGGCCCTGGCTGGCAACCAGGCCCGTCAGGCCGGCGCTGGCCACCCGCCCAGGGACATCGACCGTCTGGGCCTGGAAGACCTGAAGAGGGAGGCCTGGCGCCTCATCAAGGCGGCCGAGGGGAATGCCGACCCTATCGCCTCCCTGGGGACGGCGGCAGCCGTCCTGGTGGCCCTGCACCTGCGGGACCGTCACCGCCGCGGCTACTACATCGTCACCACTATGGTGGCCTCCAACATATACGCCAACTCGGACGAGGCCATCGTCTTCCCGGGCCGGCCCCCGGGCCAGCAGGTGGACGAGCAGGTGCTCGGCCTGGGACCCCTCTACCGCCTGTATCGCGCCGCGGAGGGCTGGGTGTTCCTGGCCTGTGTCCAGCCCTCGGAATGGGAGGCCTTCTGCTCCCTGGTGGGCAGAGAGGACCTGGCGGGCCGCTGGCAGGAGGCTTGGGGAGAGGGGGCCGCCCACCTGGCCGGCGAGCTGGAGGCCCTGTTCCTGGGGCGCACCGCCCGGGAGTGGGAGGAGGCAGCCATGCTCGCCGACGTGCCCCTGGTGGCCGTCGAGGAGCGGGACCCTGGACGCTTCTTCATGGAGGACCCGCGCATGCTGTCCCTCGGCTACAGCGTGGATGTGGTCTCGCCGGTTCACGGCAAATACAGGCGGCACGGCGCCTACTGGCGCTTCTCTCGTGACCGGCTGACCTTCGGCCCCTGGGAGCCTCTGGGCGGCCACACCGTCCCGATACTGCGGGAGCTGGGATACAGCGACCAGCAAATCTCGGACCTCGTCCAGCGGCGAGTGGTGGAGGCCTGGGAAGGGGGGCGGGCATGA
- a CDS encoding MaoC family dehydratase N-terminal domain-containing protein, which yields MSREQPPELPDDIPPERVARLLPLFAESEPQPAPLEVNEYLIRHWCETFEDANPLYLDADYARSRSFRGLVAPPASLMTTFAMPFRWPWPPPEGLPRRHVHYDVKEALGLPVGIISRIDMEFHRPVEVGERLSISQRLVSVSPVKQTRLGEGRFWVVERRFWNGDGQLVATEQLTAFGYGHDAAESSDQPPEGGWSPAVEEAIQGGRTGYQPPPRRRLRWQDVYQGQELPSLFMPITFLRCVYAASATRDFSPQHSDPHYATVRSRTRNIFVNTPFQMGMVSRLLTDWAGPEATVRRIALAMRDNICAGDEVRLTGKVSRKYVQDGRHLVDVDVSIMTEHGIASLCEATLELPSD from the coding sequence ATGAGCCGAGAACAGCCACCAGAGCTGCCCGACGACATTCCCCCCGAGAGGGTAGCCCGCCTGCTGCCCCTCTTCGCCGAGTCGGAGCCACAGCCCGCGCCCCTGGAGGTCAACGAGTACCTCATCCGCCACTGGTGCGAGACCTTCGAGGATGCCAATCCTCTCTACCTGGACGCCGATTACGCCCGCAGCCGCTCCTTCCGGGGGCTCGTGGCGCCGCCGGCCTCCCTCATGACCACCTTCGCCATGCCCTTCCGCTGGCCCTGGCCGCCGCCCGAGGGCCTTCCCCGACGACACGTTCACTACGACGTGAAGGAGGCGCTGGGCCTGCCGGTAGGCATCATCTCCCGCATCGACATGGAGTTCCACCGCCCCGTGGAGGTGGGGGAGAGGCTGAGCATCAGCCAGCGGCTGGTGAGCGTCTCCCCCGTCAAGCAGACGCGCCTGGGGGAGGGACGGTTCTGGGTGGTGGAGCGCCGGTTCTGGAACGGCGATGGCCAGCTGGTGGCCACCGAGCAACTGACGGCCTTCGGCTACGGGCACGATGCTGCCGAGTCCTCGGACCAGCCTCCGGAGGGCGGCTGGAGCCCGGCCGTGGAGGAGGCCATCCAGGGCGGCCGCACCGGTTACCAGCCTCCCCCGCGTCGGCGCCTCAGGTGGCAGGACGTCTACCAAGGGCAGGAGCTGCCGTCCCTGTTCATGCCCATCACCTTCCTCCGCTGTGTCTATGCTGCCTCGGCCACCCGCGACTTCTCGCCTCAGCACTCGGACCCCCACTACGCTACGGTCCGTTCGAGGACACGCAACATCTTCGTCAACACCCCTTTCCAGATGGGGATGGTCAGCCGTCTGCTGACCGACTGGGCCGGCCCCGAGGCCACCGTCCGCAGGATAGCCCTGGCCATGCGCGACAACATCTGCGCCGGCGACGAGGTGCGCCTTACGGGCAAGGTATCGCGCAAGTACGTGCAGGACGGCCGCCACCTGGTGGACGTGGACGTCAGCATCATGACCGAGCACGGCATAGCCAGCCTCTGCGAGGCCACCCTTGAGCTGCCGTCGGACTGA
- a CDS encoding acyl-CoA/acyl-ACP dehydrogenase, whose protein sequence is MDIELSELQRQLQVSARRFLEDRCPISLVRQLENSDPGLPHDLWSEMARLGWLGLPLPQEQGGAGLGLQDLVVLTKELGRALCPVPYIPTVVVAGGLVASAEGFSQREAILERIVAGSLIVSFAFLERGQYYDYREVEARAVPSDDGFVIDGTKRFVEFATAADMLLVAARTGDGTSAEGLSLFLVDAASPGLEFSRHHTSARDPQHRVTFRGVRVPRERLLGREGEGWRLLRPVLRRAVVASCGYMIGVAERAHALGVEYAKQRVQFGRPIGSFQAVQHYLAETITQVVAADTLTFYAAWCIDNGLPEEEVDSVVAKAKLAAGEAVKAATFIAAQVHGGLGYIEDVDITLFLRRGKQLQLSMGGPRYWSEELAASLLS, encoded by the coding sequence ATGGATATCGAACTTTCCGAGCTCCAGCGACAGCTGCAGGTCAGCGCCCGGCGGTTCCTGGAGGACAGGTGCCCCATCTCCCTGGTCCGCCAGCTGGAGAACAGCGACCCTGGCCTGCCCCATGACCTGTGGAGCGAGATGGCCCGCCTGGGCTGGCTGGGCCTGCCGCTGCCCCAGGAGCAGGGCGGCGCCGGACTCGGCCTGCAAGACCTGGTGGTCCTGACCAAGGAGCTGGGCCGCGCCCTGTGCCCCGTGCCCTACATCCCCACTGTGGTGGTGGCCGGCGGCCTGGTGGCCAGCGCCGAAGGCTTCTCTCAGAGGGAGGCCATCCTGGAGCGGATCGTGGCGGGGAGCCTCATCGTCTCCTTCGCCTTCCTGGAGCGAGGGCAGTACTACGACTACCGGGAGGTGGAGGCCCGCGCTGTCCCCTCCGACGACGGCTTCGTTATCGACGGCACCAAGCGGTTCGTGGAGTTCGCCACCGCCGCCGACATGCTGCTGGTGGCGGCCCGCACTGGCGACGGCACGTCGGCCGAGGGCCTCTCCCTGTTCCTGGTGGATGCTGCCTCCCCGGGTCTGGAGTTTAGCCGCCATCACACCTCGGCCCGCGATCCCCAGCACCGCGTCACCTTCCGCGGCGTGAGGGTGCCGCGTGAGCGGCTACTGGGCCGGGAGGGCGAGGGCTGGAGGCTGCTGCGCCCTGTCCTGCGACGGGCGGTGGTGGCCAGCTGCGGCTACATGATAGGGGTGGCCGAGCGGGCCCACGCCCTGGGGGTGGAATACGCCAAGCAGAGGGTCCAGTTCGGGCGGCCCATCGGTTCGTTCCAGGCCGTGCAGCACTATCTGGCCGAGACCATCACCCAGGTGGTGGCGGCAGACACGCTCACCTTCTACGCCGCCTGGTGCATAGACAACGGGCTGCCCGAGGAGGAGGTGGACTCCGTGGTGGCCAAGGCCAAGCTGGCGGCGGGGGAGGCCGTCAAGGCTGCCACCTTCATCGCCGCCCAGGTCCACGGCGGGCTGGGCTACATCGAGGACGTGGACATCACCCTGTTCCTGCGCAGGGGCAAGCAGCTCCAACTTTCGATGGGAGGGCCGCGCTACTGGTCGGAGGAGCTGGCGGCATCCCTGCTGTCCTAG